In Cololabis saira isolate AMF1-May2022 chromosome 4, fColSai1.1, whole genome shotgun sequence, one DNA window encodes the following:
- the aadac gene encoding arylacetamide deacetylase isoform X2: MGVMYIITVVEKIAPVSDEHVKVTEEKFDGVEVVLYQPKLQEGNNDLRRAVIYLHGGGWCLGSSRMSPYDLLARKMVTELDAVVLSVEYRLAPAHHFPVPYEDVHRVVKHFFQKRVLAQYSVDPGRVAVSGDSAGGNLAAAVSQQLQKEPGQPVTFKAQALIYPVLQALDLNTPSYQQNQDMPLLPRTLMVRFWSEYFTTDKALFRAMMANTHNSPESSTLLKFVNWSAFLPETFHSKYNYSAPVVAHGTRGDAGGMGEPSQSFADPRASPLLVPDADLRSLPKAYILTCEYDVLRDDGIMYATRLRAAGVEVTHEHYDTGFHGAVMFTVWPTDFLIARRMTNNYVKWLKENL, from the exons ATGGGGGTGATGTACATTATTACCGTGGTAGAAAAGATTGCACCTGTTTCTGACGAGCATGTTAAGGTGACAGAAGAAAAGTTTGATGGAGTGGAGGTGGTGCTGTACCAGCCGAAGCTGCAGGAGGGCAACAACGATCTCAGGAGAGCTGTCATATATCTGCATGGTGGAGGATGGTGTCTGGGCAGCTCCC GAATGAGTCCTTATGATCTCTTGGCCAGGAAAATGGTCACTGAGCTCGATGCGGTGGTCCTGTCAGTTGA ATATCGACTCGCCCCTGCACACCACTTCCCAGTCCCGTATGAGGACGTGCATCGTGTGGTCAAACACTTCTTCCAGAAGAGGGTGCTGGCCCAGTACTCTGTGGACCCAGGGCGCGTTGCGGTGTCTGGGGATAGTGCTGGAGGGAATCTtgcagctgcagtctcccagcaG TTACAAAAAGAGCCTGGACAGCCGGTGACGTTCAAGGCTCAGGCACTCATTTATCCCGTGCTGCAGGCCCTGGACCTCAACACGCCTTCCTATCAGCAGAATCAGGACATGCCCCTCTTGCCCCGCACGCTCATGGTGCGATTCTGGAGCGAGTACTTCACTACTGACAAGGCTCTTTTCAGAGCCATGATGGCCAACACGCACAACAGTCCCGAATCCTCCACCTTGCTGAAGTTCGTCAACTGGAGCGCATTTTTGCCAGAAACTTTTCATAGTAAATACAACTACAGCGCCCCCGTTGTGGCGCATGGTACCAGAGGGGACGCCGGTGGAATGGGCGAACCATCTCAATCTTTCGCTGACCCGAGGGCGTCGCCCTTGCTGGTTCCAGATGCAGACTTACGTTCTCTACCCAAGGCCTACATTCTGACATGTGAGTATGACGTTCTCAGAGATGACGGAATCATGTATGCCACACGGCTCCGCGCCGCCGGCGTTGAGGTGACGCACGAACACTACGACACCGGATTTCACGGAGCAGTCATGTTCACCGTGTGGCCAACTGACTTCCTGATTGCACGTCGCATGACAAACAACTATGTCAAATGGCTCAAGGAGAATCTGTGA
- the aadac gene encoding arylacetamide deacetylase isoform X1: MRLGSIIVLVALCSFTAYYIYEPIPEEIEERWKLMLTNSFFRTVSHLADLSEFLGLKDYMGVMYIITVVEKIAPVSDEHVKVTEEKFDGVEVVLYQPKLQEGNNDLRRAVIYLHGGGWCLGSSRMSPYDLLARKMVTELDAVVLSVEYRLAPAHHFPVPYEDVHRVVKHFFQKRVLAQYSVDPGRVAVSGDSAGGNLAAAVSQQLQKEPGQPVTFKAQALIYPVLQALDLNTPSYQQNQDMPLLPRTLMVRFWSEYFTTDKALFRAMMANTHNSPESSTLLKFVNWSAFLPETFHSKYNYSAPVVAHGTRGDAGGMGEPSQSFADPRASPLLVPDADLRSLPKAYILTCEYDVLRDDGIMYATRLRAAGVEVTHEHYDTGFHGAVMFTVWPTDFLIARRMTNNYVKWLKENL; encoded by the exons ATGAGGTTGGGAAGCATTATTGTACTCGTCGCTCTGTGTTCTTTTACCGCGTATTACATTTACGAGCCAATTCCAGAGGAGATAGAGGAGAGATGGAAACTCATGCTGACCAATTCTTTCTTCAGAACCGTCAGTCACctg GCAGACCTTAGTGAATTCCTGGGGCTAAAGGACTATATGGGGGTGATGTACATTATTACCGTGGTAGAAAAGATTGCACCTGTTTCTGACGAGCATGTTAAGGTGACAGAAGAAAAGTTTGATGGAGTGGAGGTGGTGCTGTACCAGCCGAAGCTGCAGGAGGGCAACAACGATCTCAGGAGAGCTGTCATATATCTGCATGGTGGAGGATGGTGTCTGGGCAGCTCCC GAATGAGTCCTTATGATCTCTTGGCCAGGAAAATGGTCACTGAGCTCGATGCGGTGGTCCTGTCAGTTGA ATATCGACTCGCCCCTGCACACCACTTCCCAGTCCCGTATGAGGACGTGCATCGTGTGGTCAAACACTTCTTCCAGAAGAGGGTGCTGGCCCAGTACTCTGTGGACCCAGGGCGCGTTGCGGTGTCTGGGGATAGTGCTGGAGGGAATCTtgcagctgcagtctcccagcaG TTACAAAAAGAGCCTGGACAGCCGGTGACGTTCAAGGCTCAGGCACTCATTTATCCCGTGCTGCAGGCCCTGGACCTCAACACGCCTTCCTATCAGCAGAATCAGGACATGCCCCTCTTGCCCCGCACGCTCATGGTGCGATTCTGGAGCGAGTACTTCACTACTGACAAGGCTCTTTTCAGAGCCATGATGGCCAACACGCACAACAGTCCCGAATCCTCCACCTTGCTGAAGTTCGTCAACTGGAGCGCATTTTTGCCAGAAACTTTTCATAGTAAATACAACTACAGCGCCCCCGTTGTGGCGCATGGTACCAGAGGGGACGCCGGTGGAATGGGCGAACCATCTCAATCTTTCGCTGACCCGAGGGCGTCGCCCTTGCTGGTTCCAGATGCAGACTTACGTTCTCTACCCAAGGCCTACATTCTGACATGTGAGTATGACGTTCTCAGAGATGACGGAATCATGTATGCCACACGGCTCCGCGCCGCCGGCGTTGAGGTGACGCACGAACACTACGACACCGGATTTCACGGAGCAGTCATGTTCACCGTGTGGCCAACTGACTTCCTGATTGCACGTCGCATGACAAACAACTATGTCAAATGGCTCAAGGAGAATCTGTGA